In Humulus lupulus chromosome 6, drHumLupu1.1, whole genome shotgun sequence, a single genomic region encodes these proteins:
- the LOC133782301 gene encoding glycerophosphodiester phosphodiesterase GDPDL4-like produces the protein MCNSRALVSIALLFSLAVASVSAQGSGSKSSWETLSGNSPLVIARGGFSGIFPDSSYAAYSLTLLTSLSGAVLWCDVQLTKDAAGICASDIKLDNSTDISDVFKKRDKEYVIDGKPTRGWFSVDFTLKELATVFIQQGVYSRTNKFDGNLFQILTVDDMTQLKPPGLWLNIQHDEFFTQHNLSMRNYVLSLSKRVYINYISSPEMGFLNSIRARLNTKVTKLVFRFLGKDEIEPLTNQTYDSLSKNLTKIKAFASGIIVPKDYIWPIDTKNYLEQHTSLVSDAHKAGLEIYASEFVNDFPLSYNYSYDPVAEYLNFIDNGDFSVDGVLTDFPITPSAAIGCFAHLGKNATEQVKLLVISKCGASGDYPGCTDKAYLKAIDDGVDVLDCPVQMSKDGIPFCLSSINLIDSTDVAQSEFSNLTISVPQIKGGTGIFAFNMTWNEIQKLKHVISSPYSSYTLYRNPGSMHDGKFMSLSDFLALAKNSSSLTGILISIDHAAYLAEQGLSVTDAVISSLSKAGFNNQTVPKVMIQSTNSSVLTKFRGKSNYELVYKIEEPIRSLDDGSLEDIKSFADSVVVNKASVFPDTLLFLTGSTDVVSKLQKKKLPVYVETFSNEFVSQAWDFFSDATVEINSYIMGANVRGVITDFPKTAARYKRNKCLGLGDKTPAYMSPVAPGSLMQLITPPYMPPSEAPNPVLTLDDVSEPPLPPVSPTSSISAPNSTARAPSPNAQPKIAAGSLLLSLALLLSAILLF, from the exons ATGTGTAACTCACGCGCTCTAGTTTCAATTGCTCTTCTTTTTAGCTTGGCTGTAGCTTCGGTCTCTGCTCAGGGATCTGGTTCCAAGAGTTCATGGGAAACACTTAGCG gGAACTCACCTCTGGTCATAGCCCGTGGTGGATTTTCAGGGATATTTCCTGATTCCAGCTATGCTGCTTACAGTTTAACATTGTTAACTAGCTTATCCGGCGCGGTCTTGTGGTGTGATGTGCAATTGACAAAAGACGCTGCAGGAATTTGCGCTTCAGATATCAAGTTAGACAATAGTACTGATATTTCAGATGTCTTCAAGAAGAGGGATAAAGAATATGTTATTGATGGAAAACCTACGAGAGGATGGTTTTCGGTGGACTTCACTCTCAAAGAGCTAGCAACTGTCTTCA TCCAACAAGGAGTCTATTCTCGCACCAATAAGTTCGATGGAAATTTATTTCAAATTCTCACAGTTGATGATATGACTCAATTGAAACCACCAGGCTTATGGCTGAATATTCAG CATGATGAATTCTTCACGCAACATAATTTAAGTATGAGAAACTATGTACTCTCTTTATCTAAAAGAGTATACATCAATTATATTTCATCGCCAGAGATGGGTTTCCTGAACAGTATTAGAGCAAGACTCAATACAAAGGTCACAAAGCTGGTCTTTCGGTTTCTAGGAAAAGATGAGATTGAGCCTTTAACTAACCAGACATATGATTCTCTCTCGAAGAATCTTACAAAAATCAAGGCATTTGCCTCTGGAATTATTGTCCCTAAAGATTACATATGGCCTATTGATACAAAAAATTATTTGGAACAACATACTTCTCTTGTCTCGGATGCTCACAAAGCAGGGTTGGAAATATATGCATCAGAGTTTGTGAATGACTTTCCTTTAAGCTACAATTATAGTTATGATCCAGTAGCTGAGTACCTGAATTTCATTGACAATGGCGACTTCAGTGTTGATGGTGTGCTAACTGATTTTCCAATAACTCCATCAGCAGCCATAG GTTGCTTTGCTCACTTAGGCAAAAACGCCACAGAACAAG TAAAGCTTTTGGTTATCTCAAAATGCGGGGCCAGCGGAGACTATCCTGGTTGTACTGACAAGGCTTATTTAAAGGCAATTGATGATGGCGTGGATGTACTTGACTGTCCAGTCCAGATGTCAAAGGATGGGATACCATTTTGCTTAAGCTCTATAAATTTAATAGACAGCACAGATGTGGCTCAATCTGAATTTAGCAACCTTACAATAAGCGTTCCGCAGATTAAGGGTGGCACTGGCATATTCGCCTTCAACATGACTTGGAatgaaattcaaaaattaaaac ATGTTATATCAAGCCCCTATTCATCATACACACTGTACCGGAATCCAGGGAGCATGCATGACGGCAAATTTATGTCATTGTCTGATTTTTTGGCCTTGGCAAAGAATTCAAGCTCTCTTACTGGCATCTTGATCAGCATAGAC CATGCGGCCTATCTTGCAGAGCAGGGCTTAAGTGTTACTGATGCAGTCATTAGTTCCCTGAGCAAAGCTGGCTTCAACAATCAAACAGTCCCAAAGGTTATGATTCAGTCTACTAATAGCTCTGTTCTAACAAAGTTCCGAGGCAAAAGTAATTATGAACTTGTATACAAGATTGAAGAGCCAATCCGAAGTCTTGATGATGGTTCCTTGGAGGACATCAAGTCATTTGCTGACTCTGTGGTTGTTAACAAGGCCTCTGTCTTCCCAGATACGTTGTTGTTTTTAACTGGTTCTACAGATGTTGTAAGTAAGCTTCAGAAAAAGAAGCTTCCTGTTTACGTAGAAACATTCAGCAATGAGTTTGTATCTCAAGCATGGGACTTCTTTTCTGATGCAACCGTGGAAATAAATTCCTATATCATGGGAGCCAATGTTCGTGGTGTAATCACAGACTTTCCTAAAACAGCTGCTAGATACAAAA GAAACAAATGTTTGGGTCTAGGTGACAAGACACCTGCTTACATGAGCCCTGTTGCGCCTGGCAGTCTCATGCAACTCATCACTCCTCCTTATATGCCACCATCCGAGGCACCAAACCCAGTCTTGACCTTGGATGATGTGTCGGAGCCACCTTTGCCTCCTGTCTCCCCAACGAGTTCGATTTCTGCGCCCAACTCTACAGCAAGGGCACCATCTCCCAATGCACAGCCAAAGATTGCTGCAGGCTCTTTGCTGTTGAGCTTAGCTTTGCTACTTTCTGCTATTCTCCTGTTTTGA